Proteins co-encoded in one Quercus robur chromosome 8, dhQueRobu3.1, whole genome shotgun sequence genomic window:
- the LOC126694996 gene encoding serine/threonine-protein kinase ZRK1-like codes for MFHIQAIMRWSWFMPYHFFIKRREERERVFYFYENGSKLIEKLIASCNAKPIPIRTFSAQQLFQATNNFSSEKLVKGFSIRYKGSLEGRIILIKRSFVCNAKPIPIRTFSPQQHRQATNNYPAEHLGIYWYTGSLEGRIVLIKRLDNLAYIAINDLVISAQLSGNSNVLKPIGCCLHTPSPFLVFEFAANGFLSDRIYVSRVTELHHQPMVWERRLKIARQIAHALSYLHTAFPRPVIHMGIRMHSILLNENDVPKLSSFYFSISIPEGEADVEGFDGFRQFGFCAPEFKATGKVTEKADVYDFGRILLELLTGEDSLNITRFTIDKDSSLVAYIHNRAQGSCINEIGDPVILAEDGDGGASLQHQLQAVVDLALTCTEEDPQRRPTMVDVTKQLRRIERFAQTGELLLGNLQNLKLHESFEEHASASLKRNASSDEIQAVNEASERPLEV; via the exons ATGTTCCACATTCAAGCTATTATGCGCTGGAGTTGGTTCATGCCATatcatttctttattaaaagaagagaggaaagagagagagtgttttACTTTTATGAGAATGGAAGCAAGTTAATTGAGAAGTTGATTGCCTCTTGCAATGCCAAGCCTATTCCCATCCGTACCTTCTCTGCTCAGCAGCTCTTCCAAGCAACCAACAACTTTTCTTCTGAAAAGCTGGTAAAAGGGTTCTCTATTCGGTACAAGGGTTCTCTTGAAGGACGAATTATTCTCATTAAGCGTTCTTTTGTTTGCAATGCCAAGCCTATTCCCATCCGTACCTTCTCCCCTCAACAACACCGCCAAGCAACCAACAATTATCCTGCTGAACATCTGGGAATTTATTGGTACACGGGTTCTCTTGAAGGACGAATTGTTCTCATTAAGCGTTTAGATAATTTGGCCTATATAGCCATCAATGATTTAGTGATTTCCGCACAATTGAGTGGTAACAGCAATGTATTAAAGCCCATAGGCTGTTGTCTCCACACTCCATCTCCCTTTTTAGTGTTTGAATTTGCCGCCAATGGTTTCCTCTCTGATCGAATTTATGTCTCCCGTGTTACTGAACTACATCATCAGCCGATGGTGTGGGAGAGAAGGTTAAAGATTGCAAGGCAGATTGCTCATGCTCTTTCTTATCTCCATACTGCCTTCCCAAGACCTGTCATCCACATGGGTATACGAATGCACAGTAtcttattaaatgaaaatgatGTTCCCAAATTGTCcagcttttatttttctatatcaATTCCCGAAGGTGAAGCTGACGTGGAAGGTTTTGACGGCTTTCGACAGTTTGGTTTCTGCGCCCCTGAGTTTAAAGCAACAGGCAAGGTAACTGAGAAAGCTGATGTATATGATTTTGGTCGGATTCTTCTAGAACTTTTAACTGGAGAGGATTCTCTTAATATAACCCGATTTACAATTGATAAAGACTCTAGTTTAGTAGCATACATACATAACCGTGCTCAAGGTAGTTGCATAAACGAGATTGGGGACCCTGTAATCTTGGCTGAAGATGGGGATGGAGGTGCTAGTTTACAGCATCAATTACAAGCTGTGGTGGACCTTGCCTTGACATGTACAGAGGAAGATCCACAAAGAAGGCCAACTATGGTTGATGTCACCAAACAACTCAGACGGATTGAGAG GTTCGCACAAACGGGTGAATTGCTTTTGGGAAATTTGCAGAATTTAAAGCTTCATGAGAGTTTTGAAGAGCATGCTTCTGCATCATTGAAAAGGAATGCTTCTAGTGATGAAATCCAAGCAGTGAATGAAGCCTCTGAAAGGCCTCTTGAAGTTTAA
- the LOC126693940 gene encoding serine/threonine-protein kinase ZRK1-like, with translation MSKDRKENERAFFENGSMVLEKLIAFCNGKSIPIRSFSDEELKQATNNYDARLVIVQDELYWKWYKGSLDGRLVSIRKFEGGVHITEGRDLSNYVINDLVISAKMSAHKNVLKLIGCCLKTRPPILVHEFAANGSLANRIQGTRGSQQHQPLTWASRLKIAREIAHAISYLHTAFSRPIIHRDINMQNIFLDQHDVAKLSNFEFSILVPKGETHVQVDFLSWCVRYMSPEYFATGKVTEKADVYSFGVLLLELVTGKKSNNFTQLNNGERVDFSKPKKECAGLVVCMQNGAQGRCIVDPTILAGEGRASTTEQQLQAVVDLAFACRKRDSEIRPTMVDVTKELMRIERLVL, from the coding sequence ATGAGTAAGGATAGAAAGGAAAACGAGAGAGCATTTTTTGAGAATGGAAGCATGGTACTGGAAAAGCTAATTGCCTTCTGTAATGGCAAGTCCATTCCCATTCGTAGCTTCTCTGATGAAGAGCTCAAGCAGGCAACCAACAACTATGATGCTCGTCTTGTTATAGTCCAAGATGAGTTGTACTGGAAATGGTACAAGGGTTCTCTTGACGGCCGACTCGTTTCCATCAGGAAATTTGAAGGCGGTGTACACATTACAGAAGGCCGGGACTTGTCCAACTACGTCATCAATGATCTAGTGATTTCTGCAAAGATGAGCGCTCACAAAAATGTACTAAAGCTTATAGGATGCTGCCTCAAGACTCGACCTCCCATTTTAGTGCATGAATTTGCTGCAAATGGTAGCCTTGCCAATCGAATCCAGGGCACTCGTGGCAGTCAACAACATCAGCCGTTAACATGGGCAAGCAGGTTAAAGATTGCAAGGGAGATTGCTCATGCAATTTCATATCTCCATACTGCATTCTCTAGACCCATCATCCACAgggatataaatatgcaaaatatcTTCTTAGACCAACATGATGTTGCCAAATTATCCAACTTCGAGTTTTCTATATTAGTCCCCAAAGGTGAGACTCACGTTCAAGTTGATTTCTTGTCTTGGTGTGTAAGATACATGTCTCCTGAGTATTTTGCTACGGGTAAGGTAACGGAGAAAGCTGATGTTTATAGCTTTGGGGTACTTCTTTTAGAACTTGTAACAGGTaagaaatcaaataattttacCCAATTGAATAATGGTGAACGTGTGGACttctcaaaaccaaaaaaagagtgTGCTGGATTAGTAGTATGTATGCAAAATGGTGCTCAAGGTCGTTGCATTGTGGATCCTACAATCTTGGCAGGAGAAGGGAGAGCTAGTACTACAGAGCAACAATTGCAAGCAGTGGTAGACCTTGCCTTCGCATGTAGAAAAAGAGACTCGGAGATAAGACCAACTATGGTAGATGTTACCAAAGAACTCATGCGGATTGAGAGGCTTGTcctataa